Below is a window of Halobaculum lipolyticum DNA.
GCGGACGGCGTCCTCCTGGAGCGCCTGGAACAGCTGGAGCGCCGCGCGCTTGCGGACGTCCGTGGCGTTCGGGTTGAGCGTGAGGTGCCAGCCGCCCTGTGCGGCCGTCGTGCCGCCGATGGAGCTGTACTCCGAGTCGTCTTCGCTGACCGCGTACGGGACGGGCATGACGCCCAGGTCCTCGCCGAAGACGTCCTCGGCGGCGTTGATGTTGATCGAGTACGGCCAGTTGCGCAGCGCGACCGCGTTGCCGTTCGTGAACGGCTCGCGGGCCGGCTCCTCGGTGTACTGGACGACCGCCTGCGGGGAGATGTTGTCGTAGCCGTCGAGCGCGACGTCGTCGTCGGAGCCGTAGATGAAGGTCCGCAGCATGCGGATGGCGTTCACGACGCCCTCGCCTTCGACCGTGATCGGCCGGTCGCCGATCGGGCCGAAGTAGTTCTCGAACTCGCCGAAGTAGGAGCCGCCGTGCGAGCCCATGAACTCGATGAAGCTACAGCACGACAGCCCCTCGTAGGAGGAGCCCTGCCAGAGGAACCCGCTCTGGGTGTCGGTCGCCTCCCGCGTCTCGGCGACGATCGAGGAGAACTCCGACCACGTCATCGGCTCGGTGGCCCACGTGTCGAAGTCGTCGTCGGTGTACCCCGCCTCGCGCATCAGGTCCTTGCGGTACTGGATCGTCGGCAGGTCGATGAACAGCGGGACGCCGAACAGGTCGCCGTCGGCGTTCTGGGCCGTCGCGACCATGTTGTCGATGTAGTTGTCCTCGATCTGGCCGACGAGGGAGTCCGGCAGCGCCGTCGAGAGGTTCGCGATCTGCTCGCGGGCGATGAACGGGATCGTCCACCCGTTGTCCATCATCAGCACCGTCGGTCGCTCCTGCCCCGCCGAGAGGATCTGCTGGTACTGCGACCGGCGGTCGCCGGTGGTGAACGAGCCCGCCAGGAACTCGATGTCGATGTTCTCCGGGAGGCCGCCGTCCTCGCGCAGCGTCTGCACGATGTCGTCGGCCGCGTTCGAGAAGTTCGAGTCGGCCGCGATCTGGATCGTGACCTCTTCCTCCGGCGGCTCCGTGTTTATCGGACCCGAGCCGCCGCCTCCGCCGCCCCCGCCGCCGAGACAGCCGGCCAGACCGAACGCTGCCCCTGACGCCCCAGCTGCGGCGAGGTACTCCCGCCGCGATACGCCGTTCCGTGTCTTGTCGTCAGACATCGGCGTGTCATAGGGAACAATCATTAATATAGGCTATGGGTTTTACAACAGGAGTTGTTAACGAACGAACCGCTTGCGGGCGGCGGCCGCGGCGGGCCGTCCGACGGACCGCTGTCACGACCGCGAGCGCGACGCCGGCGGACCGACCGCACGACGGCGGCCGGTCCGGTCGGCTACAGCAGCCTCGGCGCCTCGGTGACGGTGAGCCGCGTCCCCTCGATGTCCTCCACGATGGCGCCCCAGCCCCCGACGCTGACGTGTTCGCCGCCCACGTCGAGGTCGAGCGTGACCTGTCCCGCGAGTTCGAAGCCGGTGCTCGCGTCGGAGGCGAACGGGACCCGGACGTCGACGACGGTCCCCTCGACGGTCCGTTCCTCGCCGGTGCCGGTGTCGTGGCCCTCGACGCGGACCCGGACGGGGTCGCTCGCCCAGTCGACCGCGCGCAGGTCCCGGACGAGGTGGCGCACGTCGAGGTACTCCCGGGGAAGCCCGTCGCCGGCGGCGTCGTACACGACCTCCCACGGCTCCCACAGACAGGTGAGGAAGTACCAGTAGAACACGTACGTGTGCGTCCGGTCGTTGACGAGCACGCCGTAGCGGTCGTAGGAGTCCGGGTGGTGGGCGAACGACGCCTGCCGTCGGTCGGCCAACGCGACGAACGGCGCCGGCAGGGGCCGGTGGCGCGCTTCCAGACACAGTCCGTCGAACAGCTCCGGGTCCGGGCGGTCCTCGCCGTCGGCCGTGTGAACCGACACCCGCACGGAGACGCCCCGGTCGGTCGCCTCGCGCAGCGCCGGCGCCAACCGCCGGAGGTTCCGCGTCGTCGTCGACAGCAGGATCTGGTGGGTCGCGTCCTCGATGAACGACTCCGCGCGCTCGATGACGGTCCGGAAGCGCGTGACGATGCTCGCGCCGCCGGCCTCCAACTCCGGCTGCTCCCACCGGTCTTCGACCTCCTCGGCGGCCGCTTCGAGCCGCGTCGCCCGCCCCCGGAGGTCCTCCAGCACCCCCGACGGGCTGTGTGCTCGTGCGCGCAGCGACCCCTCCTCGTACGTCTCGATGTACGCCAACTCCTCCAGCGACCGCAACACGTCGTAGATCCGCGGCGCCGGCACGCCGCTCGCGTCGGCCACGTCCGTCGCCGACGCGGTGCCCAGATCCAACAGCGCGACGTACGCGGCGGCCTGATACGGCGAGAGGCCCGCCGCCTCCAGCGTCTCGACGAGCGACTCGGTCTCCATGGCGAGTGGCGGGGCGGCACGGAGAAAACCGTACCGCCTGCGCGCGCGAGCCGTCGGCGACTCAGTCCTTCTCCGGGACCGGCCACCGCGGCGTCTTCGGGGCCGCGATGCGTTCGACCTCCTCGTCGGTCAGGCGCAGGTCGACGGCGCCGACGTTCTCGCGGAGGTGCTCGCTCGTCCGCGGCCCGATGATCGGCGCGTCGACGACGTCGCGGTGGAGGAGCCACGCGAGCGCGACCTGCGCCGGCGTCGCGTCCCGCGCTTCGGCGACGGCTTCGACCGCCGCCAGCACGGCCCAGTTCTCGTCGGTGAAGCGGTTCCGGGTGTAGTCGTCGCTGTCCGCTCGGACGCCGTCCTCGGGTTCGGCGTCGCGTTCGTACTTGCCGGTGAGGAAGCCGCCGGCGAGGGGGGACCACGGGATGACGCCGACGCCCTCGCCCGCACACGCCTCCAGCAGGTTCGCCTCCTCGTGTCTGTCGACGGCGTTGTACTCGGGCTGCATGCAGGCGAACCGCGAGAGGTCTTCGACGTCGCTGGTGTACAGCGCCTTCGTGAACTGGTACGCCGTCATCGTCGACGCGCCGATGTACCGGACGCGCCCGGTCTCCACGAGGTGGTCCAACGCCGAGAGCGTCTCCTCGATGGGCGTGTCGTCGTCCCAGCGGTGGATCTGGTACAGGTCGATGTAGTCGGTGTCGAGGCGGTCGAGGCTCGCCTCGGCTTGGTCGAGGATGTGCTTGCGCGACAGCCCGCTCCCGTTGGGACCGTCGTGCATCCCGAAGTACACCTTCGTCGCGAGGACGAGTTCGTCGCGGTTGGCGGAGGCGACGGCGTCGCCGACGATCTCCTCGCTCTCGCCGGCGGAGTACGCGTTCGCCGTGTCGAGGAAGTTGATCCCCAGATCAAGCGCCTCGTGGATCAGGTCGACGCTCGCGTCGCGGTCGCCCATCATCCACGGCTCGCCCGACCCGAAGTTCATGCAGCCGAGACACAGTCGCGACACCTCCAGCCCGGTGCTCCCGAGGCGCGTGTACGTCATCCCGTCGTCGTCGCTCATACACCAGGTGCGCACGACTCGTCGATAAGTCTCCCGCCGGGGTGGCTTACCGCTGGGGGTACCGCGGCGCCTTCGGCTCGGCGATCCGCTCCACCTGTTCGGGCGTCAGATCGACCGACAGCGCCCCGACGTTCTCGCGGAGGTGCTCGCTCGTCCGCGGGCCGACGATCGGTGCCGTCACCGGCTCCCGCTCCAGCAGCCACGCGAGTGCGACCTGCGCGGGAGTCGCGCCCGTCTCGCCGGCGACCGACTCGACGGCGTCCAACACCGCCCAGTTCTCGTCGGTGAAGTAGCTCCGGACCGACTCCGAGGCGGCGGCGCGGGTGCCGTCCTCGGGACCGGCGCCTCGCTCGTACTTGCCGGTGAGGAAGCCGCCGGCGAGCGGCGACCACGGGATGACGCCGATCCCCTCGCCCTCGCACACCTCCAAGAGGTTCTGCTCCTCGTGGCGCGCGACCGCGGAGTACTCGGGCTGCATGCAGGCGAACCGCGAGTAGTCCTCGATGTCGCTGGTGTAGAGGGCCTTCGTGAACTGGTACGCCGTCATCGTCGACGCGCCGATGTACCGGACCCGGCCCGTCTCGATCAGGTGATCGAGCGCGGAGAGCGTCTCCTCGACGGGGGTGTTCTCGTCCCAGCGGTGGATCTGGTACAGGTCGATGTAGTCGGTGTCGAGGCGGTCGAGACTCGCCTCCGCCTGATCGAGGACGTGCTTTCGGGAGAGTCCCCCCGAGTTGGGTCCCTCGCCCATGTCGCCGTACACCTTCGTCGCGAGGACGAGTTCGTCGCGGTTGGCGGAGGCGACGGCGTCGCCGACGATGTCCTCGCTCTCGCCGGTGGAGTAGACGTTCGCCGTGTCGAGGAAGTTGATCCCCAGATCCAGCGCCTCGTGGATCAGGTCGATGCTCGCGCGCCGGTCGTTCACCATCCAGGGGCGCTCGCTCCCGAAGTTCATACAGCCGAGGCACAGCCGCGAGACTTCCAGTCCGGTGTCGCCGAGGCGGGTGTACGCCATATCGACCGCGTCGCTCATGTTTCCTCCGGCGCCCGGGGGGCGAATAAGCGCCCGTGATCCGCCCGCCGGATGTGTGCAGATCCCACGCACACGGCCCCGGAACCGGTCGCAAAGACAATCCTTAAACGACGCGACGGGGAACCCGCACGTATGGCTGGAACCATCGAAGTGCTCGTTCCCGGCGGCCAGGCCAATCCCGGCCCGCCGCTCGGTCCGGAGCTCGGTCCGACGCCGGTCGACGTGCAGGCGGTCGTTCAGGAGATCAACGACCAGACGGCCGCCTTCGACGGTATGGAAGTGCCCGTCACCGTCGAGTACGACGACGACGGCTCCTTCAGCATCGAGGTCGGCGTCCCGCCGACGGCGGAACTGATCAAAGACGAGGTCGGCTTCGACACCGGCTCGGGCGAACCGCAGAAGGACTTCGTCGCCGACATGACCGTCGAACAGGTGAAGACGGTCGCACAGCAGAAGATGTCCGACCTGCTCGCGTACGACGTGAAGGCCGCGGCCAAGGAGGTCGGCGGCACGTGTGCGTCCCTCGGCGTCACCATCGACGGCGAGGACGCCCGGACGTTCGACGACCGCGTCGACGCCGGCGAGTACGACGACGTCCTCGCCGACGAGGCGACGGCGTAACCACACGGTTCCACTTCGTTTCCGCGACCCGGCCGCCGGATTCGGCGGCCGATCCGTTCTCGCCCGCGAGCGACGGCTCCGTCGACGGCGTGGTCGGGGTCGCGTCCCCGCCGTCGCTCAGCGGCCTCGGTCGCCGGCGGCCGTCCCGGTCACGTCGCGAATCACGCCCGCCGTTCTCCGTCCCGCCTCGACCCCGTCGTCGGGCGCGGGCCGCGCGAGGCGGACCTCGTACACGCGCTCGCCCGCACCGCCGGCCGGCGCCGCGGTCGTCCGGAACGAGACGTGAGCGTCGCCGGCGGTCTCCGTCCGGAGTTCCTCCAGCGCCCCACGGTAGCGCTCGACCGCGTCCCTCCCGAGCGTGCCGTCGGCGAGCAGCGACTCGATCGGCGTGCCCACGAGCGACGCCCGGTCCATGTCGAAGAGCGCCCCGAAGGCGCGGTTCGTGCGGCGGACGGTCCCGTCCCCGTCGACGAGGAACATCCCGTCGGGATTCGCGTCCAGCATCGTCCCGAACTCCGCCAGCCGCCGGTCGCGCTCGGCCTGTTCGCGGACGTCACGGCCGATCCCGCAGACGCCGATCGGCTCGCCGTCCGGGCCGTCGAAGCGGCGGCCGTGGAACTCGTACGGGATCGCGTCGCCGGCTTTCGTCAGGAGTCTGGCGCGAAAGCGGGACTCGCCGGTGTCGAGCGCCTCGACCAGCCCGCCGGCGACCGTCGACACGTCGTCGTCGACGACGAACGTCATCGCCGTCCGGCCCTCGATCTCCTCGTCGCTGTACCCCGTCACCTCCGGCCCCCTGTCGTTCCACCGGACGACGGTGCCGTCGGTGTCGAGGACGTAGAACAGGTCCGAGAGGTAGTCCGTCGCCAACGCCGACACGCTGCGCTCGGTGTCGAGATCCCGCGCCGCCCTGTGCTTCGCCGCGGCCTGCCGGATACGGTTGTGGAGGCGCCGGTAGGTGCTGTCGCCGGTGCGCTTGCGGAGGTAGCCGGTGACGCCCGCGGCGATGGCGTCGCTGGCGATGTCCTCGCTCCCGTGCCCGGTGAACAGGAGGAACGGCAGGTCGCCGAAGCGGTCGCGAACCGCGGACAGGAACTCCAACCCGTCCGTCCCCGGCATGTCGTAGTCGCTCACCACGCAGTCGAACCCCGCGTCCGACGCGAGCAGGTCCAACCCCGCCTCGGCCGACTCCGCCGTCCGAACGTCGACGGCGCCGATCGCCCCCAGCTTCGCCGCGACGAGGTCCGCGTACAACGGGTCGTCGTCCACGTGGAGGACGCGGATCGGCGTGTCGGTA
It encodes the following:
- a CDS encoding extracellular solute-binding protein, translated to MSDDKTRNGVSRREYLAAAGASGAAFGLAGCLGGGGGGGGGSGPINTEPPEEEVTIQIAADSNFSNAADDIVQTLREDGGLPENIDIEFLAGSFTTGDRRSQYQQILSAGQERPTVLMMDNGWTIPFIAREQIANLSTALPDSLVGQIEDNYIDNMVATAQNADGDLFGVPLFIDLPTIQYRKDLMREAGYTDDDFDTWATEPMTWSEFSSIVAETREATDTQSGFLWQGSSYEGLSCCSFIEFMGSHGGSYFGEFENYFGPIGDRPITVEGEGVVNAIRMLRTFIYGSDDDVALDGYDNISPQAVVQYTEEPAREPFTNGNAVALRNWPYSININAAEDVFGEDLGVMPVPYAVSEDDSEYSSIGGTTAAQGGWHLTLNPNATDVRKRAALQLFQALQEDAVRLRMAEIGGWIPPIADLINTEETRSLDIIGRYVDTLEIAANNTLPRPVTTVWTQESTQIASEVNAALRQEKTPEQAMSDLRSSLEEIESSA
- a CDS encoding TrmB family transcriptional regulator, which produces METESLVETLEAAGLSPYQAAAYVALLDLGTASATDVADASGVPAPRIYDVLRSLEELAYIETYEEGSLRARAHSPSGVLEDLRGRATRLEAAAEEVEDRWEQPELEAGGASIVTRFRTVIERAESFIEDATHQILLSTTTRNLRRLAPALREATDRGVSVRVSVHTADGEDRPDPELFDGLCLEARHRPLPAPFVALADRRQASFAHHPDSYDRYGVLVNDRTHTYVFYWYFLTCLWEPWEVVYDAAGDGLPREYLDVRHLVRDLRAVDWASDPVRVRVEGHDTGTGEERTVEGTVVDVRVPFASDASTGFELAGQVTLDLDVGGEHVSVGGWGAIVEDIEGTRLTVTEAPRLL
- a CDS encoding aldo/keto reductase — encoded protein: MTYTRLGSTGLEVSRLCLGCMNFGSGEPWMMGDRDASVDLIHEALDLGINFLDTANAYSAGESEEIVGDAVASANRDELVLATKVYFGMHDGPNGSGLSRKHILDQAEASLDRLDTDYIDLYQIHRWDDDTPIEETLSALDHLVETGRVRYIGASTMTAYQFTKALYTSDVEDLSRFACMQPEYNAVDRHEEANLLEACAGEGVGVIPWSPLAGGFLTGKYERDAEPEDGVRADSDDYTRNRFTDENWAVLAAVEAVAEARDATPAQVALAWLLHRDVVDAPIIGPRTSEHLRENVGAVDLRLTDEEVERIAAPKTPRWPVPEKD
- a CDS encoding aldo/keto reductase, with translation MSDAVDMAYTRLGDTGLEVSRLCLGCMNFGSERPWMVNDRRASIDLIHEALDLGINFLDTANVYSTGESEDIVGDAVASANRDELVLATKVYGDMGEGPNSGGLSRKHVLDQAEASLDRLDTDYIDLYQIHRWDENTPVEETLSALDHLIETGRVRYIGASTMTAYQFTKALYTSDIEDYSRFACMQPEYSAVARHEEQNLLEVCEGEGIGVIPWSPLAGGFLTGKYERGAGPEDGTRAAASESVRSYFTDENWAVLDAVESVAGETGATPAQVALAWLLEREPVTAPIVGPRTSEHLRENVGALSVDLTPEQVERIAEPKAPRYPQR
- a CDS encoding 50S ribosomal protein L11, which encodes MAGTIEVLVPGGQANPGPPLGPELGPTPVDVQAVVQEINDQTAAFDGMEVPVTVEYDDDGSFSIEVGVPPTAELIKDEVGFDTGSGEPQKDFVADMTVEQVKTVAQQKMSDLLAYDVKAAAKEVGGTCASLGVTIDGEDARTFDDRVDAGEYDDVLADEATA
- a CDS encoding PAS domain-containing response regulator; this translates as MSTDTPIRVLHVDDDPLYADLVAAKLGAIGAVDVRTAESAEAGLDLLASDAGFDCVVSDYDMPGTDGLEFLSAVRDRFGDLPFLLFTGHGSEDIASDAIAAGVTGYLRKRTGDSTYRRLHNRIRQAAAKHRAARDLDTERSVSALATDYLSDLFYVLDTDGTVVRWNDRGPEVTGYSDEEIEGRTAMTFVVDDDVSTVAGGLVEALDTGESRFRARLLTKAGDAIPYEFHGRRFDGPDGEPIGVCGIGRDVREQAERDRRLAEFGTMLDANPDGMFLVDGDGTVRRTNRAFGALFDMDRASLVGTPIESLLADGTLGRDAVERYRGALEELRTETAGDAHVSFRTTAAPAGGAGERVYEVRLARPAPDDGVEAGRRTAGVIRDVTGTAAGDRGR